A genomic stretch from Bacillus sp. N1-1 includes:
- a CDS encoding maltose acetyltransferase domain-containing protein, whose amino-acid sequence MKTEREKMVSGELYRPDDQMLLEDRLHARQITRLYNQTIETDLEERTRLLKTFFGSTKQNVYIEPTFKCDYGYNIHVGENFFANFDCVFLDICEIRFGDNCMLAPGVHIYAATHPLDPTERNSGQEYGKPVLIGDNVWIGGGAIINPGVTIGNNAVIASGAVVVKDVPANVVVGGNPAKIIKVIEK is encoded by the coding sequence TTGAAAACAGAAAGAGAAAAAATGGTAAGCGGAGAGCTTTATCGTCCCGACGATCAAATGCTACTGGAGGATCGCCTTCATGCACGGCAGATAACAAGATTGTATAATCAAACGATTGAAACAGATTTAGAAGAAAGAACGAGATTGTTAAAGACCTTTTTTGGTTCAACGAAACAGAACGTGTACATTGAACCCACGTTTAAATGTGATTACGGTTACAACATTCATGTGGGAGAGAACTTTTTCGCGAATTTCGACTGCGTGTTTCTCGATATTTGTGAGATTCGCTTTGGCGACAATTGTATGTTAGCCCCAGGTGTACATATTTATGCCGCCACGCATCCGCTCGATCCAACTGAACGTAATTCAGGTCAAGAATATGGAAAGCCTGTTTTGATTGGAGACAACGTTTGGATTGGTGGAGGCGCGATCATCAATCCAGGTGTAACGATTGGAAATAATGCCGTTATCGCTTCTGGAGCGGTGGTTGTTAAGGATGTGCCGGCAAATGTGGTGGTTGGTGGGAATCCAGCGAAGATTATAAAGGTTATCGAAAAGTGA
- a CDS encoding sugar porter family MFS transporter, with protein sequence MFASNKKVEVIWKKEVVEKVVTSMKRNISKGWIFFFGALGGLLYGYDTGVISGALLFIEQDIPLSDFLQGVVVSSLLGGAIVGAGMSGYVSDRFGRRRVVFAIALIYLIGSLVLALSPNAVVLIIGRVILGLAVGGSTAIVPVYLSEMAPTRSRGALASLNQLMITIGIVLAYLINYAFAPIEGWRWMLGLASIPALVLMIGVLFMPESPRWLIKRNREDEARNVMALTRKQDEIDEEMKQMKKIEEVEESTWDVLKSKWIRPMLLVGSGIAIFQQLIGINAVIYYAPTIFTKAGLGDSASILGTLGIGIVNVLMTLVAIATIDKLGRKKLLLLGNVGMSLSLAVLATILFTAELTTTIAWLTVVFLGLFIVFFSATWGPVVWVMLPELFPNKARGAATGFTTLLLSASNLIVSLFFPVLLGALGTAWVFVIFAVIGVFAFFFVMKYVPETKGRSLEDIENELRGEASAS encoded by the coding sequence ATGTTTGCTTCCAACAAAAAAGTGGAAGTTATTTGGAAGAAGGAAGTTGTGGAAAAGGTGGTTACTTCTATGAAAAGAAACATAAGCAAAGGTTGGATTTTTTTCTTCGGGGCGCTAGGAGGATTATTGTATGGATATGATACCGGTGTCATATCTGGCGCGTTATTATTTATTGAACAAGACATCCCATTATCCGATTTTCTACAAGGGGTTGTCGTTAGTTCGCTATTAGGCGGTGCGATCGTAGGGGCTGGCATGAGCGGATATGTCTCAGACCGGTTCGGGCGAAGACGGGTTGTTTTTGCAATCGCACTCATTTATTTAATCGGTTCACTCGTATTGGCTTTATCTCCGAATGCTGTCGTTTTAATTATTGGCCGCGTTATTCTTGGACTTGCTGTCGGAGGATCCACAGCCATTGTACCTGTATACTTATCAGAAATGGCGCCAACGAGATCAAGGGGCGCACTTGCTTCACTTAATCAGTTAATGATTACGATAGGAATTGTCCTTGCTTACCTCATTAATTATGCTTTTGCACCAATTGAGGGATGGCGCTGGATGCTTGGACTCGCTTCCATTCCAGCACTCGTCTTAATGATTGGCGTTCTCTTTATGCCAGAAAGTCCGCGCTGGCTCATCAAACGAAATCGTGAAGATGAGGCGCGAAACGTCATGGCTTTAACGCGAAAGCAAGATGAAATTGATGAAGAAATGAAGCAAATGAAGAAGATTGAAGAAGTGGAAGAAAGCACGTGGGATGTTCTTAAATCAAAATGGATTCGGCCGATGCTTCTCGTTGGAAGTGGGATCGCCATCTTTCAGCAGTTAATCGGTATTAATGCGGTGATCTACTATGCACCTACCATTTTCACGAAAGCTGGTCTCGGTGATTCAGCCTCCATTCTAGGCACGCTTGGGATCGGAATCGTAAATGTCTTAATGACGCTTGTTGCCATCGCTACGATTGATAAACTCGGTCGAAAAAAATTATTACTCCTCGGTAATGTCGGAATGTCGTTAAGCTTAGCGGTTCTTGCAACGATTCTCTTTACTGCAGAACTAACCACGACGATTGCCTGGTTAACCGTCGTCTTTCTCGGTCTCTTTATCGTGTTTTTCTCCGCCACTTGGGGCCCGGTTGTTTGGGTTATGCTACCAGAACTCTTCCCGAATAAAGCGCGTGGTGCAGCGACAGGATTTACGACACTCCTGCTTTCAGCATCAAACCTAATTGTTTCATTATTTTTCCCTGTTTTACTTGGTGCTCTCGGTACAGCATGGGTATTTGTGATCTTTGCTGTAATCGGCGTATTTGCATTCTTCTTTGTCATGAAATATGTACCAGAAACAAAAGGAAGAAGTCTTGAAGACATTGAAAATGAGCTTAGAGGAGAAGCTTCTGCTTCATAA
- a CDS encoding DHA2 family efflux MFS transporter permease subunit — protein sequence MNDNQQSGEGIGSFNKVPLLIVLLSGAFAAILNQTLLATALPHIMVDLDLEASTAQWLTSIFMLVNGVMIPITAFLIGKFTTRTLFLTAMGLFAVGTAICAVAPNFPLLMVGRIIQASGAGIIIPLMQTILFLIFPVEKRGTAMGMFGLVISFAPAIGPTLSGWLVEQYPWRSLFYVILPIVIIDFFIAYLILKNVTEQTNPKLDILSIVLSSLGFGGLLYGFSSAGTNGWASEQVIISMLIGAVTLCWFILRQLKLKQPVLQFRVFQYKLFTLTTVLGMVVFIAMIGAATVLPLLMQNMLGFTAFESGLMLLPGALIMGFMNPITGRIFDKFGAKWLAIIGLVIVTVTTFMFTNLTPETTFIYLAVVNAVRMFGVAMVMMPVTTAGLNQLPAHLIPHGTAMNNTMRQVSGAVGTALLVTVMSQAAQPSRGVEGLVHGVNVSFIVAGISAIIGLVMAFFIRKPKSIKEDSVQESKVATEN from the coding sequence ATGAACGACAATCAACAATCAGGAGAAGGGATTGGCTCCTTTAACAAAGTGCCGCTTTTAATCGTCCTTTTATCCGGGGCTTTTGCAGCGATTTTAAATCAAACGCTACTTGCAACAGCTCTGCCTCATATTATGGTCGATCTCGATCTTGAGGCAAGTACAGCTCAGTGGTTAACGTCGATCTTCATGCTCGTCAATGGCGTGATGATTCCGATTACGGCATTTCTAATAGGGAAGTTCACCACAAGAACACTCTTTTTAACCGCGATGGGGTTATTTGCCGTCGGAACGGCGATTTGTGCGGTGGCACCGAATTTTCCACTTCTCATGGTCGGACGGATTATTCAGGCTTCTGGAGCAGGAATTATCATTCCCCTCATGCAAACGATCCTCTTTTTAATCTTTCCAGTTGAAAAACGCGGAACGGCCATGGGGATGTTTGGCCTTGTCATTTCATTTGCACCAGCAATCGGACCGACGTTATCCGGTTGGCTCGTCGAACAATATCCGTGGAGAAGTTTGTTTTATGTGATTCTTCCCATTGTGATTATTGATTTCTTTATTGCTTATTTGATTTTGAAAAACGTAACAGAGCAAACGAATCCGAAGCTTGATATTTTATCAATCGTCCTTTCTTCACTAGGATTTGGCGGTTTGCTGTACGGGTTTAGTAGTGCAGGTACGAATGGTTGGGCAAGCGAGCAGGTTATTATTTCCATGCTTATTGGCGCAGTTACGCTATGTTGGTTCATTTTACGTCAGTTAAAATTAAAACAGCCCGTGCTTCAGTTTAGAGTGTTTCAATATAAGCTCTTCACGTTAACAACTGTCTTAGGTATGGTTGTGTTTATCGCGATGATCGGGGCGGCAACTGTGCTTCCTTTGCTTATGCAAAATATGCTTGGGTTCACAGCGTTTGAATCAGGTTTAATGCTTTTACCTGGTGCTCTTATAATGGGCTTTATGAACCCTATTACTGGACGAATTTTTGATAAGTTTGGAGCAAAGTGGCTTGCGATCATTGGACTGGTTATTGTAACGGTGACGACATTTATGTTTACGAACTTAACGCCCGAAACAACGTTCATTTATCTTGCCGTTGTGAATGCGGTAAGAATGTTTGGAGTTGCCATGGTTATGATGCCGGTTACAACAGCTGGACTTAATCAGCTTCCAGCGCATCTTATTCCACATGGAACGGCCATGAACAACACAATGCGTCAAGTATCTGGTGCAGTTGGAACAGCGCTTCTCGTAACCGTCATGTCTCAAGCGGCACAGCCATCTCGTGGTGTGGAAGGTCTTGTCCACGGGGTGAATGTCTCCTTTATTGTTGCGGGGATTTCCGCGATCATTGGGCTCGTGATGGCATTCTTTATTAGGAAGCCGAAGTCTATTAAAGAAGATTCTGTCCAGGAAAGTAAAGTGGCAACTGAAAACTGA
- the metE gene encoding 5-methyltetrahydropteroyltriglutamate--homocysteine S-methyltransferase, translating to MTVRSSNLGYPRIGEKREWKRLLERFWSGQVEEDVFQEQMKALRLSYLKKQQLKGINLIPVNDFTLYDHVLDTAVMFGIVPDRFEHKGGEVSLQTYFEMARGTEESSAIEMTKWYNTNYHYLVPELEACSPSLVHNRPLSSYREAVQELGIEGKPVILGPISFVLLSKGYREHQLYDVIDQFLPCYQQILHELDKEGVKWVQMDEPSLTTSISKDVQRKVTEVYHALKKSAPNLKILLQTYFESVTHYEDVINLPVQGIGLDFVHDRGENFKAVTEKGFPKDKLLAAGVIDGRNIWRANLKEKRNLVKNLTSLIKKEKLIIQPSSSLLHVPVTVNSEAALPSLLKNALSFADQKLDEVTFLTNALHHEETMKKVFEESDDVIQKLNESPERRKEKVTINVDDVNNVKRKAAFNRRYELQKNKLDLPFLPTTTIGSFPQTKEIRKLRLEWRKGELDEKSYRQYIEKEIKKWIEIQEEIGLDVLVHGEFERTDMVEYFGEKLEGFQFTKFGWVQSYGSRCVKPPIIYGNVSFRKPMTVKETVYAQSLTNHPVKGMLTGPITIVNWSFVREDRPKVDICNQVALALRKEVEALEGNQIRIIQVDEPALREGLPLKKELQQRYLDEAVYAFKLTTSSVANETQIHTHMCYSEFEEIIQAIKDLDADVISIETSRSHGELIKAFEDSTYDNGIGLGVYDIHSPRVPHIEEMIGNIERPLQVLKSNLFWINPDCGLKTRGQAETIEALSVMVEAAKQIRKKHHITANK from the coding sequence ATGACAGTGAGAAGCTCAAACTTAGGTTACCCACGGATTGGGGAGAAACGTGAATGGAAAAGGCTACTCGAACGTTTTTGGTCTGGTCAGGTGGAAGAGGACGTTTTCCAGGAACAGATGAAGGCGCTACGGCTTTCCTATTTAAAAAAACAGCAACTTAAAGGGATTAACCTCATACCAGTAAATGATTTCACCTTATATGATCATGTTCTTGATACGGCTGTTATGTTCGGCATTGTTCCAGATCGTTTTGAGCATAAGGGAGGAGAGGTTTCGTTACAAACTTATTTCGAGATGGCAAGAGGCACCGAAGAATCGTCAGCCATTGAGATGACGAAATGGTATAACACAAATTATCATTATCTTGTACCCGAACTTGAAGCTTGTTCTCCCTCCCTTGTTCATAACCGTCCCCTTTCTTCCTATCGAGAAGCGGTACAAGAGCTAGGGATTGAAGGGAAACCGGTCATACTTGGCCCTATAAGCTTTGTTTTATTATCAAAAGGATATCGAGAGCATCAGCTTTACGATGTTATTGATCAATTCCTTCCATGTTATCAACAAATTTTACATGAGTTAGATAAGGAAGGTGTGAAATGGGTTCAAATGGATGAACCGTCATTAACAACAAGTATTTCAAAAGATGTGCAGAGGAAAGTTACAGAAGTCTATCACGCGTTGAAAAAATCAGCGCCGAATCTGAAAATCCTGTTGCAAACTTACTTTGAAAGCGTGACACACTATGAGGATGTCATCAATCTTCCTGTACAGGGAATTGGTCTTGATTTTGTCCATGATCGTGGAGAGAACTTTAAGGCGGTAACCGAAAAAGGCTTTCCGAAAGACAAGTTACTCGCTGCTGGAGTTATTGATGGCCGTAATATTTGGCGTGCTAATTTAAAAGAGAAGCGCAACTTAGTGAAAAACCTTACATCATTGATCAAAAAAGAAAAACTTATTATCCAACCCTCTTCCAGTTTATTGCACGTTCCAGTTACTGTAAATAGTGAGGCGGCACTCCCTTCACTTCTTAAAAATGCACTTTCATTTGCGGATCAGAAGCTAGATGAAGTCACCTTCCTGACAAATGCTTTACATCATGAAGAAACTATGAAGAAAGTGTTCGAGGAGAGTGATGACGTGATTCAGAAGCTGAATGAATCCCCTGAGCGTAGGAAGGAAAAGGTTACGATCAATGTTGATGACGTGAATAATGTTAAACGAAAAGCTGCATTTAATAGAAGATACGAGTTACAAAAAAATAAGTTAGACTTGCCATTCCTTCCTACGACAACGATTGGGAGTTTCCCACAAACAAAAGAGATTCGTAAACTGCGTCTTGAGTGGCGAAAAGGGGAACTCGATGAAAAGTCTTATCGACAATATATTGAGAAAGAAATTAAAAAATGGATCGAGATTCAGGAAGAGATTGGACTTGACGTCCTCGTCCATGGAGAATTTGAGCGTACAGATATGGTGGAATATTTTGGTGAAAAATTAGAAGGATTTCAATTCACTAAATTTGGATGGGTGCAGTCATATGGCTCACGGTGTGTGAAACCACCGATTATCTATGGAAATGTATCATTTCGAAAGCCAATGACGGTAAAAGAAACAGTTTATGCCCAGTCATTAACAAATCATCCTGTCAAAGGCATGCTAACTGGACCGATTACAATTGTAAATTGGTCATTTGTTCGAGAGGATCGACCCAAAGTAGATATTTGTAATCAAGTTGCTCTAGCACTTCGGAAGGAAGTGGAGGCTCTTGAAGGCAACCAGATTCGTATCATCCAAGTAGATGAGCCGGCATTAAGAGAAGGACTTCCTTTAAAAAAAGAGCTTCAACAACGCTATCTTGATGAGGCTGTCTATGCATTTAAACTTACCACCTCTTCAGTCGCAAATGAAACGCAAATTCACACGCATATGTGTTACTCAGAATTTGAAGAAATTATTCAGGCGATTAAGGATCTGGATGCTGATGTTATATCGATTGAAACCTCAAGAAGTCATGGTGAATTGATAAAAGCTTTTGAAGATAGCACCTATGATAATGGCATTGGGCTTGGAGTATATGACATACATAGCCCTCGCGTTCCTCATATAGAAGAAATGATAGGAAATATTGAGCGGCCCCTTCAAGTACTCAAGTCGAATTTATTCTGGATTAATCCTGATTGTGGGCTAAAAACCAGAGGACAGGCTGAAACGATTGAAGCGTTAAGTGTAATGGTAGAGGCAGCAAAGCAAATACGAAAAAAGCATCATATTACGGCTAACAAATAA
- a CDS encoding MerR family transcriptional regulator: MKQVKEVANLTGITIRTLHYYDEIGLLAPATTETGYRLYTNDDIEKLQQILFFKALDFPLKKIKNILERPDFNQLEALHYQKGRLVEKKERLETIIATIDQTIQNVKGERTMTDQEKFKGLDFAQNQYEQEAREKFGDEAVNKSTQKLKNLSRNETDALGQSFHTIYRKLANLRLGSPDSEEAQNAIHEWYEFLNKNFGYHYTLEAFQGLGQMYIDDERFTKNIDQYGEGLALFMRDAMTVYADQNK, translated from the coding sequence ATGAAGCAGGTTAAAGAAGTTGCTAATTTAACTGGCATTACCATCAGAACCCTTCATTACTATGACGAAATTGGACTCTTAGCGCCAGCAACTACAGAAACCGGCTATCGTCTTTATACGAACGATGATATTGAAAAGCTACAGCAAATTTTGTTCTTTAAGGCACTTGATTTCCCACTTAAGAAAATCAAAAATATTTTAGAACGCCCTGATTTCAATCAACTTGAAGCACTGCACTATCAAAAAGGAAGACTGGTCGAAAAGAAAGAGCGTCTGGAAACGATCATTGCAACGATCGACCAAACGATTCAGAATGTGAAAGGAGAACGGACTATGACAGATCAAGAGAAATTTAAAGGCTTAGACTTTGCTCAAAACCAGTATGAACAAGAAGCTCGAGAAAAGTTTGGAGACGAAGCCGTTAACAAATCAACACAAAAGCTTAAGAACTTATCTAGAAATGAAACAGATGCGCTCGGTCAGTCGTTCCATACGATTTATAGAAAGCTTGCCAATTTAAGACTCGGATCACCCGATTCAGAAGAAGCACAAAATGCCATTCACGAGTGGTATGAATTTCTTAATAAGAACTTTGGGTACCATTATACGCTTGAAGCGTTTCAAGGGCTTGGTCAAATGTATATCGATGATGAGCGCTTTACGAAGAACATTGATCAATACGGAGAAGGCCTCGCGCTTTTTATGAGAGATGCTATGACCGTGTATGCAGACCAAAACAAATAA
- a CDS encoding LacI family DNA-binding transcriptional regulator — MATIKDIAKAAGVSVTTVSRALNGYSDVSERTRKKIKQIADDLSYSPNALARSLVMNKTKTIGLLVSGISREGAKDNIVFEVLTGVNEYCGHVDYDIVLFNTSSSQQKQKTYTQLCRERRVDGVVIQGIKNDDPYLMEVVESDIPCVLVDIPIQGDTVGYVATDNVAGAKEAVQHLVDLGHRQIGMINGHDRAFVSQERIQGYQDGLESNHLPYKEELVYNGGFSEKQAEEAAVSLLNTLPETSAIFCASDLMAFGVMRAAKRVGRKVPEELSIIGYDNIILSSYVTPSLTTISQDMFQIGYSAAELLIDLLEGGNPPRSKIVSHELVVRESTCQRSKQ; from the coding sequence ATGGCAACGATTAAAGATATTGCAAAAGCAGCAGGCGTTTCCGTCACTACAGTGTCCAGAGCATTAAATGGGTATTCTGATGTGAGTGAGCGTACGAGAAAGAAAATCAAGCAGATTGCAGATGACCTTTCCTATAGTCCTAACGCGTTAGCCAGGAGTCTCGTCATGAACAAAACGAAGACAATCGGCTTACTTGTTTCAGGGATTTCAAGAGAAGGGGCGAAGGATAACATTGTTTTTGAAGTGTTAACAGGCGTGAATGAATACTGTGGTCACGTGGATTACGATATTGTGTTATTCAATACATCAAGCAGTCAGCAAAAGCAGAAGACCTATACGCAACTTTGTCGAGAACGACGCGTGGACGGAGTGGTCATCCAAGGAATTAAAAACGATGATCCCTATTTAATGGAAGTCGTTGAAAGCGATATTCCCTGCGTCCTCGTTGATATTCCCATCCAGGGAGATACGGTTGGCTATGTCGCCACTGACAATGTGGCAGGTGCGAAAGAGGCCGTCCAACATCTCGTCGATCTTGGCCACAGGCAAATCGGCATGATCAATGGGCATGACCGTGCTTTTGTTAGTCAAGAACGGATTCAGGGCTATCAAGATGGTTTAGAAAGCAATCACCTTCCATATAAGGAGGAGCTCGTCTATAACGGTGGGTTTTCTGAAAAACAAGCTGAAGAAGCAGCAGTTTCATTACTAAACACATTACCAGAGACGTCAGCTATTTTTTGTGCCAGTGATTTAATGGCATTTGGCGTCATGAGAGCAGCGAAACGTGTAGGAAGAAAGGTACCAGAAGAATTATCCATTATTGGGTATGATAATATTATTCTCTCAAGCTATGTCACTCCTTCTCTAACTACAATCTCTCAGGATATGTTTCAAATTGGCTACTCGGCTGCCGAGTTGTTGATTGATTTATTAGAAGGTGGAAACCCACCAAGAAGCAAAATCGTTTCCCATGAACTAGTCGTTAGGGAATCAACTTGTCAACGTAGCAAGCAATAA
- a CDS encoding TetR/AcrR family transcriptional regulator, which yields MPKATFFNLKEEKRQILIDAAKQEFSRVSLYEASISNILKTAGIPRGSFYQYFEDKEDAFFYLLNEHAKERHECLVSNLKKFEGDLFKAISEIFRSTLEHSEDKGQRDFIRNVLLNMNYKIENTFSQYLSEDVANERYDDIYDLVNAEQLNVSSRKEMFHVMQILTAVTFHNLIHSVSNNLSVSAAMKKYETELKLLQSGLMRSSS from the coding sequence GTGCCAAAAGCAACGTTCTTTAATTTAAAAGAAGAAAAGCGACAAATACTAATTGATGCAGCGAAACAGGAGTTTTCAAGAGTTTCTCTTTATGAAGCATCAATATCTAATATCCTAAAAACAGCTGGCATTCCAAGAGGCAGTTTTTATCAATACTTTGAGGATAAGGAAGATGCGTTTTTTTATTTATTAAATGAACATGCAAAAGAACGTCATGAATGTTTGGTTTCAAACTTGAAAAAGTTTGAAGGGGATTTGTTTAAAGCGATTAGTGAAATTTTTAGATCGACACTTGAGCATTCTGAGGATAAAGGGCAGAGGGATTTTATACGAAACGTATTACTTAACATGAACTACAAAATTGAAAACACGTTTTCGCAATATTTATCAGAAGACGTAGCAAATGAGCGCTATGATGACATTTATGATCTTGTTAATGCCGAACAGCTAAATGTATCAAGCAGAAAAGAAATGTTTCATGTGATGCAAATTCTAACCGCAGTTACCTTTCATAATTTGATTCACAGCGTTTCGAACAACTTATCGGTCTCAGCTGCAATGAAGAAATATGAGACGGAACTTAAATTATTGCAATCGGGTCTTATGCGATCGTCTTCTTAA
- a CDS encoding helix-turn-helix domain-containing protein — protein sequence MSQDNEHHDIMTISQVAKYFQISEMTTYKLVQDGKIPAFKIGSHWRIQKSDLTELIKKLKNGERI from the coding sequence ATGAGTCAGGATAATGAGCATCATGATATTATGACGATCTCTCAAGTGGCGAAGTATTTTCAAATTAGTGAGATGACCACATATAAATTAGTTCAGGATGGCAAAATCCCGGCTTTTAAAATTGGCAGTCACTGGCGTATTCAAAAGTCTGATCTTACTGAATTAATTAAGAAGCTTAAGAACGGTGAGAGGATTTAG
- a CDS encoding alpha/beta hydrolase — protein MQEKSMVLSDGRRLGYWGYGDQTGIPIMLFHGTPGSRIWFLEDDELAKAMGIYLISIDRPGYGLSTFQHNRTILDWAVDVEELASHLGLNRFSILGVSGGGPFAAACAFALPDRIHHTALVSSATPFRKGKAPKEMAKENRIAFFLTKYFPWVIRKANLAQKKMLEKNPAKYKSSMLTATHRHLSEWDRELLREEPLVETSYYHAKEAYRQGVEGVMYETQLLSKDWGFEISEIRSPLRIWHGDKDTLSPVSEIRKLAAHISSLEITVVDEGGHFLTENEDLWADMLRYLKDSSKKMVFT, from the coding sequence ATGCAGGAAAAGTCAATGGTTTTAAGTGATGGAAGAAGACTTGGCTATTGGGGTTATGGTGACCAAACAGGGATACCAATCATGCTTTTTCATGGAACGCCAGGATCACGCATCTGGTTTTTAGAAGATGATGAACTGGCAAAAGCAATGGGCATTTACTTAATTTCAATCGATAGACCAGGATACGGACTTTCGACTTTTCAACATAACAGAACGATTCTAGACTGGGCTGTTGATGTTGAGGAGCTTGCATCACATCTTGGTTTAAACCGCTTTTCTATCCTGGGTGTTTCTGGAGGGGGACCATTTGCAGCGGCGTGCGCTTTTGCTTTACCTGATCGGATTCATCATACCGCACTTGTTTCTTCAGCTACGCCATTTCGAAAGGGGAAAGCGCCAAAGGAAATGGCGAAAGAAAATCGCATTGCCTTTTTTCTAACAAAGTACTTTCCATGGGTGATTAGGAAAGCGAACCTTGCTCAAAAGAAAATGCTAGAGAAAAATCCAGCGAAATACAAGTCCTCCATGTTAACTGCAACTCACCGTCATCTCTCAGAGTGGGATCGCGAATTGCTAAGAGAAGAACCACTTGTGGAAACGAGCTACTATCATGCAAAAGAAGCTTATCGGCAAGGTGTAGAAGGTGTGATGTATGAAACGCAGCTCTTATCAAAGGACTGGGGCTTTGAGATTAGTGAGATTCGAAGCCCACTAAGAATTTGGCATGGAGATAAAGATACGCTCTCACCAGTGAGCGAAATTCGTAAGCTGGCAGCACATATTTCATCATTGGAAATTACTGTTGTTGATGAAGGAGGTCATTTTTTAACTGAAAACGAAGATCTTTGGGCTGATATGTTACGATATTTAAAAGATAGCAGTAAAAAAATGGTGTTTACGTAA